The Synechococcus sp. BL107 nucleotide sequence GGTATGCCCGGTGGCATGCGGAAGCCAGTGGCACCCGGCGAGCTCATGCAGCTCCAAAAGCCCATTAGTCGTCCGGCAGCCCCAGCACCCCGGCGTCCCGACGCCCCGAATCGGCCCGCGGAAGCCGGAACCGCCACACCTCCCGTTGCACGGCCCACAGCGCCCTCAGCGCCTCGACGTCCAGGTTTCCGTCCCGGTGGTCCGGGAGGGCAAAGGCGTCCAGGACGCCCCGATTGGGACGACAGCGCCAAGCTCGAGGCACTGCGCAGCCGCTCGCCCCAAAAACAACGCCAAAAAGTCCACATCATTGGCGAGAACGACGACGCTCTCGCCGCACAAACCGGCGGTTTTGCCGGTGAACAGCAGGCCATGGTGCTGTCGGCCAGCCTGGCGCGCCCAGCCAAACCGAAAGCTCAACAACGAACAGCGCCCAAACCTGTGGCCGCGGTTCGCAAACGCCGCAAGGAAACAGCCCGCCAACGGCAACGTCGTCGCGCCATGGAACTGCGGGCAGCCCGCGAGGCCAAGCAGGTACGCCCCGAGATGATCGTGGTACCGGAGGACAACCTCACGGTGCAGGAACTCGCAGACATGCTCAGCGTCGAGAGTTCAGAAATCATCAAATCCCTGTTTTTCAAGGGGGTCATCGCCACGGTGACGCAAACCCTGGATATGCCCACCATCGAAGCGGTGGCCAAGGAATTTGATGTTCCTGTCCTTCAGGACGATGTGGAAGAGGCGGCGAAGAAGACCGTCGAAATGATCGAAGAGGCGGATCTCAAACATCTGATTCGTCGTCCTCCCGTGGTCACCGTCATGGGCCACGTCGACCATGGCAAGACGAGCCTTCTCGATGCAATCCGACAGGCTCGCGTTGCCGCTGGTGAAGCGGGTGGAATCACCCAGCACATCGGTGCATACCAGGTTGAAATCCAACACAAGGACGAAGCAAGGAAGCTCACCTTCCTCGACACCCCAGGCCACGCGGCGTTCACCGCGATGCGGGCGAGGGGAACGAAAGTCACCGACGTTGCTGTCTTGGTCGTCGCCGCCGACGACGGTGTACGCCCTCAAACGCTCGAGGCCATCAGTCACGCCCGGGCAGCAGAAGTGCCGATCGTCGTTGCAATCAACAAGATCGACAAAGAAGGGGCCTCTGCAGACCGGGTGAAGCAAGAGCTGTCTGAGCAAAATCTCCTCGCCGAAGAATGGGGTGGAGATGTGGTGATGGTGCCTGTTAGCGCCATCAAGGGCGAAAACATCGACAAGCTTCTCGAGATGCTTCTCCTGGTGACTGAGGTGGAAGACCTTCAGGCCAATCCAGATCGCCTCGCCCGCGGAACGGTGATCGAAGCGCACCTCGACAAGGCAAAAGGCCCCGTGGCCACTCTGCTGATTCAGAACGGCACCCTCAAAACGGGAGACGTCCTCGCCGCAGGGCCGGTGTTGGGCAAAGTTCGCGCCATGGTGGATGACAATCGTCAGCGCCTTAAAGAGGCTGGCCCGTCGTTTGCGGTGGAAGCCCTCGGGTTCAGCGAGGTGCCCACAGCCGGTGATGAGTTCGAGGTTTACCCCGACGAAAAAGCAGCTCGGGCTGTGGTCGGTGACCGCGCCTCCGATGCCCGCGCGACACGCCTCGCGCAACAAATGGCTTCCCGTCGGGTCTCGCTCACGGCCATGTCCGGTCAGGCCAATGAGGGCGAGCTCAAAGAGCTCAACCTCATTCTTAAAGCTGATGTTCAGGGTTCCGTTGAAGCCATCCTCGGTTCGCTGGAGCAGCTGCCCAAGGATGAAGTGCAGGTGCGGGTCTTGCTATCGGCTCCAGGTGAAGTCACCGAAACGGATGTCGACTTAGCGGCCGCCTCTGGTGCCGTGATCATCGGTTTCAACACCTCCATGGCCTCCGGTGCCAAAAAAGCTGCCGATGCCACCGGTGTTGATGTGCGTGATTACGACGTGATTTACAAGCTGCTGGAAGACATCCAGTTGGCGATGGAAGGTCTGCTCGAGCCAGAACTCGTCGAAGAAGCGCTTGGGGAAGCCGAGGTGCGTGCCGTGTTCACCATTGGCAAGAGTGCCGTTGCGGGTTGCTACGTCAACACCGGGAAACTGCACCGCAACTGCAGAGTCCGGGTTCACAGGGGCAAGCAGGTGGTGTACACCGGCGATTTGGATTCTCTGCGTCGCAACAAAGACGACGTCAAAGAAGTGGCCACCGGCTTCGAATGTGGTGTGGGCACAGACCGTTTCGCCAACTGGGAAGAAGGTGATCGCATCGAAGCCTTCAAGATGGTTACCCAACGCCGCAAACTCACCACCTGACCTCCACTTCTGTCGTGAAGTCCCGCCTCGAGCCTGTTCTCTGGCTCCAATGTCTAGCCCTTGGAGCGATTCCATTGGAGCTACTGCTGATTCGGTTGGTTCTGGCGGGTGCCGATCCAGGACCGGTCCCTCCAGTGGAGCGTCTACTCGTCTGGGCTATCGGGGTTCTAGCCCCTGCGGCTGCGTTATGGAAACGACCGGCTGATTGGGGATCACTGCTGCTCGTACGCGTGCCACTCAAGGAGCGTGATCAAGAGCAACAAGCTCTCAGTGCAAAGCAGGGTGGCCTCATCAGCCGCACCAGTGTTGCTCTAGCAGCGCTCGGATCTCTGCCTTTGCTGTGGTGGCTCGATGATTCCGCTGTTCTAGCCAGTGAGTTTTCACCTGTTCTCGGACAATCACGACTCGTCACTTTGTTGATCAGCATCCCAGTGCTGGCTTTGATGGTGTGGCAAGTCCAACAACTCAGCCAAGCCTTGGGATGGCTCCTACCGGTTCGGAGTCAACTCGATCAGGCGGCGTCGGCAGAGAACACGGTCGAGCACAACTTGATTGCAGCGGATCAACAGCACACGAGTTTTGGGCTGCAAATTCTTCGGCTCAGTCGGTTGGCTTGGCCTGAACCTGCGGCGAAACCAACCCAAGAACCACCCCAAAAACCAACCCCACAGCCTCCGTCGGCATCAGAAGCTGTTTCAGCAGAGCCTGTTCCAGAAGAACCTGTTCCAACAGAGAACGAACCATTAGTCGCCAATGCGGCAGATCAAGGCCAAACGAACCCAACAGACAGCTCCAACGATCCTGAGGAGTACAGCCAACCGAGCATCGACGAGAGCAAAAGCCTGGAAGACGAGGGAGGTGAAGACGAGGGAGGTGAAGACGAGGGAGGTGACAACAAAGGCCTTGAAGAGAACGACACCGAAACAAACGGCGTCGACATCGCTATCGACACGGCCGAGGAAGACACCAGCGAGGTCAACATCAATGAAGCCAACTTCGAACAGCTCAAGGACGAACAGGCTGTCAACGATGAAGCTGGTAGCGATGACCCCATCATCATCGAAGAGAAGTCCACGGCACGCGCTCGCGTGATCACCATGGACAACACATCAGTGGCCGACTCATCAATCCTCGAAACGGATCCTCCAGTAGATGCCCAACAGGACGAAGATTCAGTCGGCGTTTCGAGTGCGATCGAAGTAGAGGAGAACGGAGAAGAGTGTGAGAGCACCAGCTTGGATCCCGAAGTCACTGAGCTCAACAGCGTTACCGGCAGAAGCGCGGAAGAGCATGGTGAAGAGACCCAGTCCAGCGGAGGCGAACAAGGCGCCCCAGACGAGTCGCCGAAGGCCACGCCAGGGGGTGAGTGACTCCTTCAGCAGTCGCTCTCTCATGGCGGGGTCAAGACCAGACTTTCGGCCCTGCTGATCAGACAAGTGAGCAAGAAAAAGTACAACTGGAATGATAAATTAATTTCGTTGCCGATGTAGCTCAGCTGGTAGAGCAACGCTTTCGTAAAGCGTGGGTCGCCTGTTCAAGTCAGGTCATCGGCTTTCGACGAAAACCCAGTCGTAGCCTGGATTCAAGTCTTATTTGGAATTTATCGACTGACTATCACCACTCCAACCATGAATAGAATTCCAAGTCTCATGATATTCGTAATCAGATGATGGAGTCTCTTCAATGAGTTCCAACTCCAAGCCATTCTCAGCAATAACCATTGCAAGTCGTTTTTTAGTCCTATCCCATTTGTCTGAATGGTTCCAATCATGAACCTGTTGCTTTAAATAATTCAATGCTTCTTGATGAGTAGAGAATGAATCCAGCTCATTCGCATCATCCCCATCGTCCATTACAACAGTAAAGATACTAGTCATAAGAGTTCAAGTTTTACTCTTCCAGAAGAATGCAACGTAAGCAATAAATGCAACGATCAAGAAGGGGATAAGCTGATTGGACAAGGATTTAGAAGACTTGACAAGCCATCCCTCTATCATACACACCTAAAAATATATACAACCCGCCAATGGGTGACGTAGCGAGAAGCAATAACGTCGATGGCGTGCCAAGAAATAAATGACCTCCAGAACAAACACCAAAATCATGATTAATACTGCATTAATCTTCTCTTTGATTTTTACTTTCTATTCAATGGAGGACCAGAAGCCATTTGAAATCTCAATGAACCAATCACAAAACTACGACCAAGAGAATAAATAAAATCGGGAAGCCTGACGCCCTATCACTCGGAACTGAGAGCAAAACAAAACTCACAAGGGTAAAGCAAGGGGAATTGATGTTCTCTATCTATCTTCCGAGAAACCTCACACACTTCACCCCGTCGCAAGGCGGTTTTTTTATTAGCTGATCACGCCCCAACATGTATCCGGCTGAACTCCTCCAACACCGCAAGGAACTCTGACTCCTCTGGCGGCTCATCAAAACGGGTGGCGCATTGCACGCAGAACTGGATCCAGGTCGTGGATTGAACGTCCCCTGCAGCGATCACCAACGAATAGGCGTTTTCAAACGCAGCACCGGTCAACAAAATCTCCCCGATGGCGCCATAGAGACGCTCCATCCCATCAAGCTGGGGGTCAACAAAGACAGCGCGGATCTCTTCTCGCGTTGCCATCGCTGCTAATCAAAGCCCTTTCTTTGCCCTAGCGCTGATCGGTCTTCAGCGGGCACTGGATCTAAATCCTGAAGCATTCCCAGATCAATACGAACTGCAGGGTTGAGCTTTTGAACCATCCACAAGAGCATTGCTGAGCAAGCTCTGTTATCAGCCCCATAGTCGTATTGCCAGTCTTTAACCATGCCGACAAGCTCCTGCTGGGCATTGGCGATGAACTCATCAGTCCATTCGTGCATAACAAAGCTGCGGATTGGAGTTACTCCATTTTCTATGACCCCATTGGGGCTGCCCTAGTAGGTCTAAACCACTCCATTAGTGGATTCTGATTCCTGAGATGGTGCGTTGAGCAGGGCGAGACCCTCACACATCGCTTCGCAACGGAATGAAAGACAAGACACGGACCTTATCCTTACTGTAATTTTGTTGGTCGGCTGTTCCTGCAGGAGAGGCTCTTCCGACGATCCAAGCGCTGCTAGCTGCTAGCTGCTAGACACCTTCTCTAAAACAAAGCGAACACCTTGACATTTGCGCAGACAACATCGCCGCGAAAGCAGGAAATCATCGACTTCATTGATAACTTTGATTGCGTAACGCCTCGAACAAGTCGTTTATTACGTGAATATCATGAACCTAAGTAAACAACCAGGGCAATCTCCTTGCAATTGTAATTCAGCGAAACGTTGGAGCTACTGATTCCCTTTAGATTCTTTGGAGAGTTACTCGTGGGCTCAGCCCTGCTTCCAATGGCTAAAACGCGTAAAGAGTTGGCTTTGCTTGGTAGCACTTTCCTGATAGGCCTGGGGGCGTTGGAAGCTTGTTTGCGGTTCGGAGGCTATTAAATAAATAGCCTCCGAACCATTTGCCATCAATAAAGGCATTAAGCCTGCCTAGCTACAAGATCAACAAAATACAAACTTAGTGAACACTAATAAGAAGTTGCCATAGCTGGCCCCAAACCAGGCAAAAATCTAAAGTCAAAGCTCACGCGTGTCGAATCCGTAGTGTTAATCATTGATCCATGACCAAGATTGACTCCATCAAATATCAAAGCCTGTCCTAACTTTAAAACTATAGGCTTATAGTTCTTAGCGCCAATATCACTTTCAAGCCAAAGACTATTCTCTCCCCAAACGCTTGTCAGTGGGACCCAGACATTTATCCTCCCATCTTCGACTCCGAAATCTCTATCTCGATGAAATACACTGCTGCTTCTACCGCAGTAATGAAAGCGAAAAGAAGGTGGGCTTTGGTAGGAAGAAATTCCGGAAACCATATCTCCCAACAACTCTAAAACAAAAGAGCGGTAAGAGTCTTCTATCTCTGGAAAATACTGAGACAGTTGATTAGTCGTCGGACTTCTATTAAGGGTCTTAATTCTCTCAATTTCATGTATACGCTCTAAACAGGTCACACCTAGAGCTTCGCAAGCCCACTCCCTAAATTTATATTTTTTAGGATTAAAATTAAGAATTGTTGGCTCCATTGCAAGACATTATTCGCAAAGCACTATCCGAAACGGAAAGCATCTGATACCTTAAAAAATGTTTTTTAGATATTTCTTTTATACATAAAACATTGATCTGAATTGCCAACGTGAGTGATTGTGCATTAGCGCAACAGCAGTCATTGCATGCACGAGCAAGGCAGACACTTGGATATAAAGCATCGCAAGATTTGTTTAATTAACGACCCAGAGAGATTTTTTACTTACGTTTTTCATTCATCATGCAATAGGAGGTGCTATCACTTAGAGCAATAGGCGTTTGCACCGTTGTTCCAGCCATCAGTTGGTGGCTAAACAGTACCTATGGCCAAAACCGGAATTACTCCAGAAGATCAGCTCCGTGTAGAGCAGACGTTGGTGAAACCTGATGCTGCGGCGTGGGGGGTGAAACTTTTGAAGCTGCTCAAGCTTGAAAAGTTATTGAAGCTCGGCGACAAGGAAAGCTGACGATGGATCCCCTACTGACTTCTGACGACTTGAAGAGCTTGATCGAGACCGCTCAAAAGCTGATCGACACTTGGGATGAAGACCCTGACAACTACTCAAAGCTGGAGCAACATCTCAAAGAGCTAAAAGCTGAAATAGAGAAGTTCAAAAACTGAAGCGATCACTCATCCAACCTGGGGAGCAAACCCACCTGCAATGACACCCGACCAAAAGACGACGCTTGCCCTATGCAAGAACAGCTTTTGGCGCGACAAGCAAATAATTCTGAGGGATAGAGAAACAGGTTTGTGGGATGGCTTTCGAGTTCTTGAGTTGCTTCAGAATTTTCTGGCGTACGGCGGATTCCCTGCCAATTCAAGGTTGATCTCCTTGCAGATATTCATCCAGGCTCCCAGCCCAAAATTCACGCCGTTGGGACCATCGATGAACTCTTGAAATTCCTCTGCTGTGATGCCCTCGCGCACTTCCCAGATACAAAAGGCAGGACCTTCTGGCCCAATAGGGCAAAAGGAGTGGTTGTAGAAACCCGCTTGTAGATTTTTGGCGACTGCTTCATCCCAGCCACCACCAGGTGCCATAGCTGTTTGGGCTGTCTCCCACCACTGCTGCGCTCTACCAGCGCGGAACTCGTGATGAACGTGGAAGAACTTAGATGCCATGGAGCAGTCGCCTTTCACGCATTTTGAGTTAAGTGCTCAACCTTCATTGTTGTGTGCAGGACCCCACACCAAAAAAAGGGGGATCTGGCCTGGCGAAAAGCCGATTGCCCCTGGGACTTCAGAAGAGGCAAGAGAGGCTGAGTTGGCTATGCAGGACAGGAATAGATGCCAAGTACTTTCCCTTCATTCGTTCTGTCCTCACCTACTTGGCTACAGCCAGCCTCTACAGGTGGTGTCCGTGCGCCGATATGAATTGTGTAATTGTCCTTCGTGCCAGTCACTAAAACAAAAGAGAGTGCAGCGAGGGAAAGCAGAACGGCAATGACTACTCTCATTTCTCTGTTTGTAATTTCATCATTCTGGCGCTTTGCAGTGAACTTTCAGCTGTCGCGACTAAGACTTGTTAGCCCCTGCTTAAAACAGTGTCCCAAGAGGAGATGGCGGCCCTGCAACAGGGTGAGAGCAAAAAGTGAGCTGACAGCAGATGAATATCTCAACCATTACAAAGAAGTGATGTTATTTATAACAACAGCTGTAAGCCACTAACCAAATACACATCAAAATGAAAGATTTTGGAATCTTCGAAATAGAAAGACTATGGCCAAAGAAAGTGAGTAGTACAATCAACACCGCTTCTCTCTTAAAACCGTAAATCCATTTACATAACTAACTTAGAGCACCAACAAGATCGTATATGTAACATTTTTAATGGCTCGTGACGGAAGGAGCTGAAGTCTTCCTAAATATCGCAGCAAGAAGCACAAGAATGCTCTACAAACAAAGAATGCCACATCGTATCTCGTGACCACAAAGCAAGAAGCTCATTCCATTATCAAGGACTGCCTCGAAGGCAACAAGTCATGGGTCGACACGTTTAATGAGCTCGGCTGCATCCTGGCGTTCGACCTCGATCCAATGCTTGAAGGATCTGTCACAGTCGACTTTATTATTGATGACCTTTGGAAAAAAGGCATCCGAGCCACCCAAGATGAAGTTGTGAAAAGTATTTGCAGCTACGCGATTGAGAACAATTACGTGTGGTCTGTCGAGACAATTTTTGACAACTTTGATTACACTGCAAAAACCCTTGAAAACCTTGGCGAAGACAGCAAAGAACTACTTCGGGATATGGCGGACGATACGGAACGCGATGAATTCAAACAAATGGTGACCGCCCTCTAAGCTCCGCATAAGGCATAACACTCAGACGCAAATACAAAGATCTTGAACTGATGGTTCAAGATCTTTTAATCGCATAAGGCCTTCAATTTCTGCACAGTGCAAAGTTGTTCACCATGGCGCATATTGCCATGCAAAAGCTTATTCCAAGGCACAATCCAGTGACCGGGGTGAACCGCGGACAAAACCTCAGCCGCATTGGGATTATTTAGGACAATCACTTTTCGATTGGCGAGATTAAGGTGCTTTTTAAGCCAAGGAGTGAACACAGTTTGATCAATAAGCTCTTGATATGAGCCATCCTCCATAGCACGTTCAAAGCCAGACCGAATGGCCTGAGCTAAGCGCTCGTTATCAGGATCAACATAGAAAAATCCTGCAAATGGATAGGCAATCAGAAGATATGGATCCAGCACAGTGCGGCTCGTCGAAGCACGAACAACGGGCTCCTCATCCTCTAGTTCTGCAATCCCACGCGGAAATAATTGCACACGACGATTATCAACCAACCGAAAGAGCTCCTCCGGACGAGCTGTATATGTACGCAACCCTGCCGCATCAAATATTTCTACATCACTCCATCCCAAGCCTTGCAAAAGAACAATGTTTTGGAGATCGGTCTTATTTTGAATGGTGGCGAGTGCAGGCAATTCCTCTCGGTAGGTCCACCCAGCCCGCAAACCCAAAACTCCGCCAGCCACAGGGATTTCGATTGGATTTAAATGCTGGTTGAGGGCAGCACCAGCGCCATACACCCCCACGGTGAGCCCCATCGGATTGCGTTGAGAGTCAAACCCATGGGAAATAGCTTTGACCGCTTCATCTTGCGACTGAATGATGGTGCTAAAGCCCAAGGCATAGGGCTGCTCACTCCGCTGAAGGATCAGTTGTAGAAGCTTGTATTTGAAATCATTTTGATCTTGACCATCCTCACGATCTAAAACCACCACGAGAGTTTCAGACGGCAAGGCCGCTACTTCATCCGGAGTGAGGATGAATTGGTCATCGATCCTGGTGCGACGCTCGACTAAACGTGGCTGGATCAACAAACCACCAAACAGAAGCAAGATAATAGAGATCGCTGTTGTCACGAGGGTCCATAGACCATGGGGATGGTCTGCTGGCAAATTCTCAGACGGTGGTTCCATAAGATTTCTATTAGGGAATGATCAAGGCAATGCCAAGGATGGTGATTCCGACGTAACTGGGCAACAGTAAAACGCGTAAAATTCGCGAAATTCGCTGGCTGTAGTGCGTTAATTGATTATCGATCATTTCGTCAGCAGCAACCACATATAAAATTCCCAAGAAAATAATGAGCTGCAAATTTCCAATAAAACCAGTCATCGCCGTGACGGGGAGATTTCCAGCAATGAATACATAGTTTCCACCGGCAGATACAACCGCAGCAAGAATCAAATCATCTCGACTATGGGTAATTAATAAGCTCATACAACACAACCCAACTGCCAACATATAACCCAAGAAATCAGGAGCCACAAACAACAGGCTCCTTCGTTGAATGGGCAAATCAAATGACACTGTTGATTGACGGCGGATAACAACACCTTCCTCCGGGGGCTGGCCAAGATCACTCATCAAACTAATGCTAGAAACGTAGGAGCTGGGCTGGTCCAGACTCCAACCCGACAACAAAAGACCTGGATTAATTGAAAAACTATTCTCTTGGGTTAAGCCAAGATTGACGGGTTGCAATGGATTCTCTAAACCAATATTGACATGGAGAATCTGTTTATCAAAAGGATAACGTTGAAGTCGCCAATGTTTAACGACAGCTGAACGAACGCGATACAAACTCCAAGTTGTACCGAGACGATTCTCGCGACTCACCCGTTCAAAACGTTGTATATCACCGTCGTACATTCCATTGAGAACCATCAAGTCATCGCTGGGATTATTAGCCGGATCTCCAGCCCATTCGGTCCAAAGCAGCATCTCAATTGAGAACTGATCATCGAGAAGATCGATGTTGTTGATGTTGGTGACATACACCCCAACATTGAGCTCATGACGCTCAGGGGAGACTGGTTTGGCTTGTGATGGACCCCAATCGATGGGCTGGGCAACGGCACCATCGCGGGGGAGTGGAGCCACCGGCTTCCCCAAACCAACAATCAACGTGCAAACACATGCCGCCGCGACAAGGACAACCAACCAACGAAGGTGACGGCGATGGCGTACGAAAATCAGGGCCTGAGCAGAGCCACAACCATCACCCTAAAAACCGACGGACGTTCTGCCTAGGCACCAGCAACGTTGCGTTGAATTGAGTGTTGATTCAACGCTTTGCCAGCCGAGCTCCATTTGCGACCCTTAAGGGACGCCCCGATTGACAGATCTCACCGTCTGCTGCTTTTCGCCCGGATGACTCTTGCAAGCACGATTCGAAACGCCAACGCCCTGAGCGGCCTCTTACTCGTGTTGTTTCTTGTGGTTCATCTGGGAGGTGTGACGTCTGCCCTCGGAGCGCCGGCCAGCTTTGAGTCCTACGCCAGTGGCTTACACCACACTCCCTGGTTAAGACCCTTGGAACTTGGGCTGGCGCTCACCAGCCTCCTCCACATCAGCCTGAGCATTCATAAGGGACTTCGTAATCGACAGGCCGGCAACACGGCAGACCTCATCAGTCGACGCGCCGAACCGCTTGCAGCCTGGGCAAGTCGAAGCAAAACACTCGCTGGCGTGATCACGCTGGGCTTTATCGGCCTCCACTTGCAGCAGCTTCGTTTTCCACGCCCAATGGATGGCCATGAGCGAGAGGCCTTGGTGCATGTGCTGCAACAGCCCTTCAGCCTTGCGTTGTACTGCATTGGTGCTTTAGCCATCGGACTCCATCTCGTTCACGGAGCGGAGGCAGCCCACCGCAGCTTGGGTTGGCTGGACCCATCCAACAAGAGCTCGATTCGATTGGGCGGACGGATGCTCGCAGCGCTTGTGAGCGGAGGGTTTCTCCTAATCAGTGTGGGCCTCGCCCTGGATGTTGGAGCATGAGCGGCTTACCCGATCCACGCTTGCCGTCAGGCCCCCTGGCCGATGCCTGGCGTCGCACCCGAGAAACGAGTCCACTCATTAGTCCACTCCGCAAAAGCCAAATCGACATCCTTGTCGTTGGCACTGGTCTTGCTGGGGCCTCAACTGCTGCCAGCTTGGCCCAACAGGGTTACCGCGTGACGGTGCTGAGTTTCCATGACAGCCCACGCCGCGCCCATTCGGTGGCGGCACAAGGGGGCATTAATGCAGCCCGTGCCGTGGCGGTCGATGGCGACAGTATTCATCGACTTTTCTGCGACACACTGAAAGGTGGCGACTTCCGAGCCCGGGAAGCCGGTTGTCAGCGGCTAGCAGAAATCAGCAGCGGCATCATTGATCAGTGCGTCGCACAAGGGGTTCCCTTCGCTCGGGAATACGGCGGAAGCTTGGCCACCCGAAGTTTTGGCGGTGCACTGGTGAGCCGCACCTTTTATGCCCGCGGACAGACGGGCCAACAGTTGCTGTATGGCGCTTATCAAGCCTTGATGCGCCAGGTGGAACTGGGACGCGTGCGCTTGCTCACCCGCCGCGATGTTCTGGAGCTGATCACCATCGATGGCGTCGCCCGCGGCGTGGTGGCCCGACACCTTTTAACTGGCGAGCTTGAGGTTCATACCGCCCGGACCGTCCTGCTCTGCAGTGGTGGCTACAGCAACGTGTACTTTCTCTCAACCAACGCGTTGAAATCCAACGCGAGCGCGATTTGGCGTGCCCATCGAAAGGGCGCCCTCTTCGCCAACCCCTGCTTCACCCAGATCCATCCCACGTGCATTCCGAGCGGCGATACCTTCCAAAGCAAGCTCACGCTCATGAGCGAAAGTCTCCGGAATGACGGTCGGATCTGGTTGCCCAAACGGGCTGGTGATCAGCGACCAGCCAATGAGATTCCTGAAGAGGAGAGGGATTATTTCCTCGAGCGGATGTATCCCACCTACGGAAACATGACCCCACGCGATGTTGCGTCCAGACGAGCTCGGGAACTCTGCAATGCAGGCCACGGTGTGGGCCCTGGAGGACGGTCGGTATACCTCGATCTCAACAACGCCATTGCGAAAGAGGGACGCGACACCATCGCCGCGCGATACGGGAATTTAATGACGATGTATGAGCGCATCAGCGGGGACGATCCATATCAGAAACCGATGCGGATTTACCCAGCTCCGCATTACACGATGGGAGGCCTATGGGTGGATTATCAGCTGATGAGTTCGATTCCGGGGTTGTTTGTTCTGGGTGAAGCCAACTACTCCGAACACGGTGCGAATCGATTGGGGGCGAGTGCCTTAATGCAGGGACTAGCCGATGGATATTTCATTGCGCCTTCAACGGTGACGAGCTGGCTCGCAGGTCATGCAGGGGAACCGATTCAGGCGGATCATCCAGCTTGTCGAGAGGCCCTCGATAGCACCCAAACCCGCATCGACAGCCTGCTCAACGGCCAAGGCAACACACCGGTGGACAGCTTTCATCGAGACCTGGGCGCGGTCATGATCAACCACTGCGGCATCAGCCGTCATGCGGAGGGATTGAAGCAGGGTCTCAAAGATGTGGCGGCCCTCTCCGAACGCTTCCAGCACGAGGTGCGCGTCCCTGGCGAGGCCAGTGGACCGAATGCCGAACTCGAGAAAGCATTACGCGTGAGTGACTTTTTCGGGCTTGCGGATCTGATGCTACGCGATGCCTTGGCTCGAGAGGAATCCTGCGGCGCCCATTTTCGCGAGGAACATCAAAGCGCAGAGGGTGAGGCCTTGCGAGATGACGACCACTTTGCCCATATCGCAGCATGGGAGCACAACGCCGATGGTGCACCGATCCGCCATGCAGAAGCACTGCAATTCACCACCTTGAAACCCAGCACCCGCAGCTACAAATGAAACTCACCATGCGGATTTGGCGGCAAACAACCGCCTCAGATTTGGGCTCCTATGAAACCCACATTTTGGAGCATGTGTCGTCTGATCTCTCGCTGCTAGAGGCCCTCGATCAACTAAATGAACAGCTGATTAGCAGCGGGAAACGACCCGTCAGTTTTGAGCATGA carries:
- the infB gene encoding translation initiation factor IF-2, with protein sequence MTSSGKVRIYELSKDLGLENKDVLDAAVKLSIAAKSHSSSISDSEAGKIRSLLGKGSSPSQATAPVAKPAPGKSILSVKKGPASPGVTAAVAAAKPQAPAQPTANKPVPSAVKAVAPPARPAPAGNSTAGSTPKKPVAAPARPTGTTATATPRPAAAAAPSRPAPSKPPGAPRPQVVGKSSAPELVSKPTPATKPAGAAKPAIVSKPITAAKPAVVAKPAAAKPSIVKPTAPTPRPSSPAAAPSAPSASTPRPAPSRPTPRPAAAPSRPGAPQGQKPQIVSRAGAPPRPGTPPRVGAPTKTSTPARPTPRPELVGKPVPRRTGGVGAPQRPGTGVPQRQGGPARPGAPTRTGKPGAPTRTGGNTLELVGKPIRRDGSSGSGRPGAPTRPGAPTRPGMPGGMRKPVAPGELMQLQKPISRPAAPAPRRPDAPNRPAEAGTATPPVARPTAPSAPRRPGFRPGGPGGQRRPGRPDWDDSAKLEALRSRSPQKQRQKVHIIGENDDALAAQTGGFAGEQQAMVLSASLARPAKPKAQQRTAPKPVAAVRKRRKETARQRQRRRAMELRAAREAKQVRPEMIVVPEDNLTVQELADMLSVESSEIIKSLFFKGVIATVTQTLDMPTIEAVAKEFDVPVLQDDVEEAAKKTVEMIEEADLKHLIRRPPVVTVMGHVDHGKTSLLDAIRQARVAAGEAGGITQHIGAYQVEIQHKDEARKLTFLDTPGHAAFTAMRARGTKVTDVAVLVVAADDGVRPQTLEAISHARAAEVPIVVAINKIDKEGASADRVKQELSEQNLLAEEWGGDVVMVPVSAIKGENIDKLLEMLLLVTEVEDLQANPDRLARGTVIEAHLDKAKGPVATLLIQNGTLKTGDVLAAGPVLGKVRAMVDDNRQRLKEAGPSFAVEALGFSEVPTAGDEFEVYPDEKAARAVVGDRASDARATRLAQQMASRRVSLTAMSGQANEGELKELNLILKADVQGSVEAILGSLEQLPKDEVQVRVLLSAPGEVTETDVDLAAASGAVIIGFNTSMASGAKKAADATGVDVRDYDVIYKLLEDIQLAMEGLLEPELVEEALGEAEVRAVFTIGKSAVAGCYVNTGKLHRNCRVRVHRGKQVVYTGDLDSLRRNKDDVKEVATGFECGVGTDRFANWEEGDRIEAFKMVTQRRKLTT
- a CDS encoding DUF3493 domain-containing protein, which codes for MRERLLKESLTPWRGLRRLVWGALFASAGLGLFTMLFRASAGNAVELSDFGIQAGALTLFSVLLYFDRTRNAD
- a CDS encoding succinate dehydrogenase cytochrome b subunit; this translates as MTLASTIRNANALSGLLLVLFLVVHLGGVTSALGAPASFESYASGLHHTPWLRPLELGLALTSLLHISLSIHKGLRNRQAGNTADLISRRAEPLAAWASRSKTLAGVITLGFIGLHLQQLRFPRPMDGHEREALVHVLQQPFSLALYCIGALAIGLHLVHGAEAAHRSLGWLDPSNKSSIRLGGRMLAALVSGGFLLISVGLALDVGA
- a CDS encoding fumarate reductase/succinate dehydrogenase flavoprotein subunit, which produces MSGLPDPRLPSGPLADAWRRTRETSPLISPLRKSQIDILVVGTGLAGASTAASLAQQGYRVTVLSFHDSPRRAHSVAAQGGINAARAVAVDGDSIHRLFCDTLKGGDFRAREAGCQRLAEISSGIIDQCVAQGVPFAREYGGSLATRSFGGALVSRTFYARGQTGQQLLYGAYQALMRQVELGRVRLLTRRDVLELITIDGVARGVVARHLLTGELEVHTARTVLLCSGGYSNVYFLSTNALKSNASAIWRAHRKGALFANPCFTQIHPTCIPSGDTFQSKLTLMSESLRNDGRIWLPKRAGDQRPANEIPEEERDYFLERMYPTYGNMTPRDVASRRARELCNAGHGVGPGGRSVYLDLNNAIAKEGRDTIAARYGNLMTMYERISGDDPYQKPMRIYPAPHYTMGGLWVDYQLMSSIPGLFVLGEANYSEHGANRLGASALMQGLADGYFIAPSTVTSWLAGHAGEPIQADHPACREALDSTQTRIDSLLNGQGNTPVDSFHRDLGAVMINHCGISRHAEGLKQGLKDVAALSERFQHEVRVPGEASGPNAELEKALRVSDFFGLADLMLRDALAREESCGAHFREEHQSAEGEALRDDDHFAHIAAWEHNADGAPIRHAEALQFTTLKPSTRSYK